In Rhodamnia argentea isolate NSW1041297 chromosome 1, ASM2092103v1, whole genome shotgun sequence, the genomic window CGACGATCAAGGCTACATTGGCGACCCAAGTGCGTTCGCTTGTGGTCACGTAGACACCCGCCATGAAGGCCACGGACATTGCAGCGAGAGCAATGACCACCGGTATCCTTGCAGTTCGAAGGACACTAGCCATAAATTGCCGATCATTGTTTTCCGACCCGTGAAGGATCACAACTGCAATTATCGAGCTGTACAAGGCGACGGCGTTGCAGATCACGAAGACATCGTACATGGGCTTGCCCAATAGCATAGCTATTCCCGCATCTAGTTTAGAGCTATTATATCCTCCAGGAACTTGAAAGCTGGCGGCGAATGTCACAGTAACAACGAGGGTTGCCACGAGCATACGGGTATTAGCAATGTCCTTAAATATATTCTTTTCGGGGGGCTCCATACCTCTCATCGTGTCTAAGCCGTTTGGCCGGCAAATTGCTTTGTCTTTGCTTCTAGGTGCTCCAACAGATTCTAATATGTTCCGTGTTACGTACTAATAAAGGGCGATAGGGCAACAACGAAAAAGGAGCGTTATTATTCGTGAATATGGACAAACAATCAGAGATTCAGAATTCAGAAGAAAGCAACATTCTCAAGTGATGCACACAGACTTGCAAATGCAATCTTTTCTGAGCTTTACTGTAGCTAAAATAACAGTCAATAACAAAAGCAGACAACTTGTTAATCCATTGTTTAGTTGTAGAGAACATTACCACACGACGTGGAGCGTCCGCTTTTGTTATTCGCTCATCTACAATGTCGAGAGCCGTCAAGTTGTCGTTGTTTACAAGCTCAAGATCGACCCTGTAGTCCGAGGTGAGAGAGACCAGAGCGTCTTCTTGCCGGTGCAATGTGGCCACGTGTAGAGGCGTATTTCCTTCCTTGTCTTTCGCATTTATTAGTTTCTCAAACCTGGCATAGCTTGGacgatgataaaaaaaaacccgCAAGCTTGTCGAGTATGTAGTTCACTACCAAGTACCAAGTGAACTTCCGTACTTTGCCGCAACATGAAGTATGTTTTGCCCTTCCTTTAAAGTAAGCAACTCTTCCGGATGCAGCCAATGTTGAAGGAGCTCCTTAATTGCTTCAAGATGGCCCATCTTACACGCGACGTGGATCGGAAGATGGCCCTCTTCGTCACCCGCGTAGGTGCTCCAAGTGAACTCTTTGACCAAGAATTTGACTCCCTCGACGTAATTCACATATGCTGCTAGATGGAGGGGAGTACCACCTCGAGCATCTCTTAAATCAAAGAGCTCTTTCTTCAACTCTGATATGACTCCCAGCATATCTACATCATTAGAGAGCAGGAAATGGATGAATTTATGTCATGCGTATTACCAAGTGTATGGTAACTTTACCCTccagctatatatatatatcttaaaGATCAAACGATAAAAAAGGGATATTACGTCAGATAATTGAAATCCAAACTTATGGGGGATAATGTCAATGTAGACATTGGAGATGCTTCAAAAGCATAGAGACATTCATTTCTAAATGTATATAGTCCGACTGAAAATTAACCAAGTGAAAGAAGCCATAAGTAGAATCACTGACC contains:
- the LOC115733164 gene encoding LOW QUALITY PROTEIN: protein ACCELERATED CELL DEATH 6-like (The sequence of the model RefSeq protein was modified relative to this genomic sequence to represent the inferred CDS: substituted 2 bases at 2 genomic stop codons); amino-acid sequence: MDSDSASIDIGDHEIWEQRRARLKALESVNGTHLQAEFKHRAYLLLRDVVEEGNVDEFIKALEKYSAEERVPLSDIIDDVHGPSGNSWLHIAAGIEKADILRALLEVFPKKRLASAKVNYRGDTALHVAARAGRIHTAELLLGCSSIVDMANDTGNTALHEAVKNRHYDLTCLLLRGGSSSVYKKNKESKCPLYLAVETGELKILRRLMMAAKEHELPPSQMEGMSPVHGAVMHRRLDMLGVISELKKELFDLRDARGGTPLHLAAYVNYVEGVKFLVKEFTWSTYAGDEEGHLPIHVACKMGHLEAIKELLQHWLHPEELLTLKEGQNILHVAAKYGSSLGTWXXTTYSTSLRVFFYHRPSYARFEKLINAKDKEGNTPLHVATLHRQEDALVSLTSDYRVDLELVNNDNLTALDIVDERITKADAPRRVYVTRNILESVGAPRSKDKAICRPNGLDTMRGMEPPEKNIFKDIANTRMLVATLVVTVTFAASFQVPGGYNSSKLDAGIAMLLGKPMYDVFVICNAVALYSSIIAVVILHGSENNDRQFMASVLRTARIPVVIALAAMSVAFMAGVYVTTSERTWVANVALIVGITPLFVLLVIYRVFYPGVLHKLFGIAKIRSWSKWASKWVQWAEKTRRKAAAASVPCCSWTFIVGGSSRGWED